AAGTTCTTGTGTTGATGATGTAATAGTAAAAAtctcattgctttgttcctttTATGCAGTTAACTGCAGTGCATTTAGTTGATGCCCATCTTTGCAGTGACCCTGGGAAGTATGTCAGTGCATTGCTTCTCTCTTTGTCGACCATGCTACATTTAGAACTGCCGCATGTTAATGTCTTATCCAAGATTGACTTAATTGAGAGCTATGGAAGGCTAGGTGTGGTTATAGCTTTTCTTCCTTTATGCATAAAGTTTTGAATTATCATATTATCACAGCAGTGCTAATTCCCATTGCTAATCGTTACTTTTTCATGTGTTGCAGCTTTCAACCTTGATTTCTATACGGATGTGCAAGATTTATCATATTTACAGCACCATCTTGATCAGGATCCTCGGTCTGCCAAGTACAGGTGTGTTTATGGTAAAgttcattttgaaattttgtataaACCAGTCTTTACATTTTAGTCTGTGAACGCCATAATAATCACCTgggtattattttatttaccaACTTGTTTTCTTCATCAGAATGTTGCAATTATGCTAATTGTTACTGCTTGGGTCTCCTCTCCATTCAATGTCGTTGACAGTGAATATAGTAGTCATTCTTGTTAATCCTGCATATATGGgtcttattatatattttatctattaagATCTACTCTTTCACATTCttcttatattttatgatttaaagcTACTGAGAACTTTTATGTGAATCATTTTATGGGGCGCCTCCAGATCTGTTGACCCCTTGTAAGTCTGCCTGCCTGTGGCACTTTTAATGAATTGCCATATAAATGGACGCTAGATATTGCATGCTTAAGAAGTTACATGTTAAGGAATGTGTGAATTAGACAGATTCTACACTTATTTTCGTTTCCTTAAATTGAAATGGTATAACTCAAGGTCttgatataaattcaaaaaatcttctcttttgattcttttgttgatttcaaatttcaagAGTTTGTATAGTACCTCTTATACAGTTAGTATCAACGTTTAACTGCATATAGATTAAACTGCAAGAAGTAACCAACGTTATGCATTCTAAGATTCTTATTTCGCTGAAAAGTCTGTGAGACAACTCAATTGTATATCCTATTGGCATTCAATacgtaatattaatttatagtaTCTGGCTTTTCTGGTGTCACCATTGTGGagcaaataagaataaaatgataattaagTGCAATCAGTAGTGTGTATTTCAAGAATTAAgctgatttatttttctaattttgtgtTCAGAACAAAGCATTTTTATAATTCAGATGTTTGTGATTCATATGCAGAAAACTCACTAAGGAGCTATGTGATGTAATAGAAGACTACAGTCTTGTCAATTTTACAACCTTAGATATCCAGGCATGCTAGTCTCTCTCTCATTCCTTCTCGAGTTTGCATGAATTATTTAGAATGTGTGTTCTTAGTTAGATGCTGTTTTTCAGGATAAAGAGAGTGTAGGGAATCTAGTGAAGCTTATAGACAAGACCAATGGGTACATTTTTGCTGGCATAGAAGCGAGTGCAGTTGAATTCAGCAAGATTGCAGTTGGTCCTCTTGATTGGGATTATTATAGATATCCTTGTTCTCTCATGATTCGTAATATCGTATTTCTTCATATTCATATGGTTGTTTTCGTACGGAATCTAACTGACCAAAATCTCATCAGCTAGCATTACAGCATATTTTCCATTCTGCTGCATCTTTCAATCTGGATTATCTAATATTAAATCGTTTTGCTGCTTTGCCAGCACGGTTTAACAGATAAGGGGATGGATAATTTCTTCTAAAGTGGCAATGAAAACAtctttttgtgaaaattttgaaCTGCGCGATTAGAAAAGGAAGATTAATCTGCAAATGTCTTCCAAATAGGTGTCTGATCTGGCGattatttggattaaaaaatatttggttaTGAGTTATACATTACATGTggtttttcttatattaatgaCTTAGGAAACATGTGGTTGATCCTCCTTTTCAGATTAGGATGCTATATTGGAACTGAAGATGTAGTGTTGGAATGTTTCAATTATGCGTGTGAGCCTATACCCTTGCTTAGATCAGATGTGGATGACATTATTTTGGATTTGTCATCATTAACTTTATGTTTTCTTTAATTCTGGAGTCGAGCAGTTTATAATTGTTAAACTTTGCTAATCTGGTGATTGTACTGCTTCAAATTCTTTTGACAACCAATTTAACAAAATACAATCTTGTTGATCCTCTTAGGTTGATTCATAAGCATGAAATGTTCCCTTGTGCAAGTTATATTATGAGAGACTTGGAAGGAATTTCTTTAAGCTAGTTTGATGTATTGAATATCATTGTTTTATGGAATGTCCATGatctttatttctttggaaTGGAATACCATGAGTTTTGCTTGACAGAAAAGCTCACAGTTGCTGCAGTGCAAGAAAAGTACATGAAAGATGATGAGGATTTCGATTAGAATGATTGAAGGAAAAGCTCTGTTTCTGGTTAGCTTTCCACTTCCACGTGTTTGTGCTTTTGAGGATGCTCGTCAGCATGTTTATCAGTTTATGTGCCTTTGAATATGTCATTGTTCTGTTTCAGAGGCTTAACTGTTTTACCGCAGGTGTTGCAAAGCTTATTAGCAACTGTTTTTTATCTTATGTGTGGAAGATCCGGAGAAGGATCAAGGTGGCAGCTTCTTgttcctccctccctctctcatcAGCTGACCAACTCTTAGGTGGCCTTTCCTTTGTAAAATAGGACAAATTGAAGTCATACAGCCTGTTCGATGCGTGCAGATGCTTAACTTTTGGAGAAAACGTCGGAGAttttaaagcttttgatgaggCTTTAAAATCATGCGTGCTTTTGCAGTATTTATTTTAGTGTGTAAGATCTTTAAAAGGATCATGCTAATCATTgcagttcttcttcttcttcttctttttaaaccGATCCTAAAAATCGTTGtagtttttcatattctttccCCGCGGTCGATTATTGTATTTGGTTACTCTCAGTGATTTTTCTAGAAAGAAAAAAGCTAAAATTAAATCCCAGGAAAATATTATCAGGAAGTAATGCTCAATAATTCATGAATACGGGGATTTAAGGGGCATGTTTGGATGCTTGGCGTatctcacaaaaatattttatgaataataataaaatggtttgataattgggttaaagagttgaataaaaatactatgaagttacaaaattgtttgaatgtaattttctaatattaattttgttttgaagtttataaaagttgtatttgtttttgtgtttgaataatgattaggtaatggtTAAAACAAAtgtcaaaattatgaaaataaaaagtgttttatgtttagtgatttttaaaaatgaaattacgagaaattttgataatttgaaattagtttgttttacttataattttacatacaatatttattttcagtttttttttattatttttttaatctaaaaatcataatttttagtTGAGAAATGCTTTAGTCATAAATAGATCTATAAaagtataaaagtaaatttataaattaacgtagtTTGAAATAGTaggttagattgtaaagtttaTATATTCAATACATTAATAATGGCACATGTAAAAGTAcgttttttataaatttttcttttatgtacttaacgttaaaaaaaaaaacaaaaaacttgcAGAAGTTTGCTTCAAAGAGTATTAGCCTTCTGCCACTGACATTGGGTTTCTATAATCATAAAAGATGTTGGATGTTGGAAGTTTGATTGTATGGGCAAGTTGAGAAAATTATGGTTGATAACTTGATGTAGATAAAGTTGTGATGGGTGGCTGCTATTTATTATTTCGTTTACTTTATTTGTTTAATGCCCTTCCAACCTTTCACTCAACGTGATCCACATTTGTTGGCTTATAAAACTCAGTCTATTCAAGGTTTGAAACCTATATGGTTGTCACGTTTAGCAGATGCAAAGCACGCACGCGGTTACGTCAGAGAGGGTAAAACGCTGGAATTGAATTGTTCACGTTTAGCATCTGAGAAGCTTGGAAGCTACAAACTGCAAAGCAAGCTTGCAGCCTCTACTTCTTCGTCCGGCCGTTGACAAGTTTTTTGCTCTCAATGGAAACGCGTCCTCTAATTTCTTATTAATTTCCTTCCCAACTAAATACTTCCTCCTctataaatatttgttattcACATCTTGCCAAGAAGACGAGTCACGAGTATTAGTAATTTTCCTTTGTTCAAAGACACATTGTAAATCTTTTTTAgtaacatattaatttataaacactaaggcctcatttggatagtaagataaaataaaatgatctgtaaataatagtaaatagttttgtgaatagtaataaaatatttgatttgagatattttatgaaattttaaaaaataagagagaaaaagattataaagttaaaatattgtttaaatattattttttaaaattatttttattttgagatttgaaaaagttgaattatttttatattttgtgtagaagttaaaaaaaactataatgattaaataaaaaaaattaaaaattaaaaattaaaaaatatttatatttatagtttttgaATATTGAGACAAAAGTATTTGAGACGTAATGATTCtatgtttttagttttttcctTTGTGGGTTGGGTGTGACGTGACCTGCATATTATTAGAGCATTTACATCCGTTACTCTAAAGCATctaattttctataattttaagtttatcATACGGTTTTGATTAAAATATCTCCTACATCCAGATTATTTTTTTccgaaaaaatatttatgtaatgaaCAATAATTCTTCATATTTGAGAAATTACTATTTAGTCCCCAAAACATGTTTATCAATATTTAAGGGCCTAATGGGAATGCTCTTTGTCTgcatattattagtatttttccaCGTTGCAATTAAAGAACAGTCGTTAGTTGATTAGAAAAGCTCACATTTACATTTGGAATTGGTATGGTCCTCAAAACCGTGTAGACCTCTAAGACctgggacaaaaaaaaaaaaggaccaaaATTCCTTTTCCACGGGAGCGTTGATTTTGTCCTCTTGCGggaattgttttgtttttttccttttttttctgacaggaaaaataaattcttgtTATTGTtggataggagcagtgaacgcATTTTCCACCCATTAATTAAGGAAGGCAGGGCCGGCTGAATGCCCAGGCCATTAGGCCCCCAATACTCAAACGTCTCTTTCGTGCCGTTAGAATAGTTAATTGAGATAAgaagtaaattaaaaaattaaataaaatatgattaaaatattattttataatatttttattattttaaaattaaaaaaattaaattatttattatattttatttaaaaattttaaaaaattataataataagatgaaatattttcactatctaAAGATTCTAAACATgacctaaaaaaaattaatgtcctcatttaagaattaaaaatcCTTAAATCCCCTACTAAATTATATtgacaataaaattatttaggaAACAATATTAGAAGGCCCccgagaaataaattctctaaaaaacaaatgagaaaaattattaagaaaattatttctGATTGATgagtataaataattattaacctTATTAGTTTATCTAAGAGAAAGAATTGTTAGTGTAATTAAGATAAAAACTAAATGGAGACAAACGGAAGCATTTACTATAAAGATTTGTAGTATTTGTATTCGAcatgataatttattttattattgtatccgaattaaaatatattttaaaacttttgttttaaatttaacatagGCCTCCTTTAACGATAGACGtgcatttaattatatatataaataatattattttatatatataaataatattacatacgATCAAGTAcgcaaataatatatatttctcataaataaaataaaattttactattaaaatatttatgatgacGTTAGGCTGGAGGGAGGGTGAGGCGAGTGGATTAGGTGGTGTCAACTATCAAGTAATTCGTTGGTGCTTCAATATAAACACGCAAtccaattattaatttttttgtgtgaattcaatatttattcaattttttttttttttataaatacgaGTGCATGATGCTTgcgtttgaaaatattatttttcttattattatttttattttattttttattcgttCGAAACATCTAAAATTAGAAGAGCCTTTCGATCCAGATAAACTTTTGACAACTTGGATGGATAGCTTTGTCATCTCTCACCTTAGCCTAAGTAAGGACCACCATTTAGAGCGGGTGTCTACCTCTATATATAGAATAGATTagcaattaattaataatattaatgttattttttatttgcagATCTTTTTAAAGCTTCTTAAAGCATTTATATTGGTCtatacatatgcatatataaagttatatttgcataatataatcttaaattcatctatattaaattatacatatttaaatatttgtatGGCTATAAACAGTACCTTTACATGTTTGAATATCTactattcactttttaaaatatattttattcattctttttctctcattccactctctttttacatattttatctttatatattttactatatattttactcattcactccccaaaaaatatttcactcaaatattttacatatttgaatatcaaatcctattaaaaaaaagcaataataataataataaaatgataatattttattattattttatctcaaatttacataaattaatatgaaagttTTGCTTGTATGGCAAATTGGATCTataaaagatgtgattttgtaTGTGCATATGCATAAACCAATATAGATGCTCTTAATAGAGTGTAGTTTGGTAATTTTCTTAGTCAAACAAACGTCATCCAAATCTTCTAGGGGTCTGGCTTGCCTCCTATGTAAAAAGAACCAGAAAACTTctgttaaataattaataatcctGATTGGCTACCAATAAGCAATCTTAGCCCTccaaattcttttatattttcttttctctcagtGTGCACTTGTACTCATTTTGGTCAAATTAAAATCTTCCATATTGTCACTTAAAAACTTTTATATATGAAGTGTCCAACATATTTTGTTGCCCTCTaactttaaaaat
This genomic window from Carya illinoinensis cultivar Pawnee chromosome 7, C.illinoinensisPawnee_v1, whole genome shotgun sequence contains:
- the LOC122315474 gene encoding GPN-loop GTPase QQT1 — protein: MVFGQVVIGPPGSGKTTYCNGMSQFLKLIGRKVAVINLDPANDKLPYECAVNVEDLIKLSDVMMEHSLGPNGGLVYCMDYLEKNIDWLQSKLEPLLKDHYLLFDFPGQVELFFLHSNAKAVIMKLIKNLNLRLTAVHLVDAHLCSDPGKYVSALLLSLSTMLHLELPHVNVLSKIDLIESYGRLAFNLDFYTDVQDLSYLQHHLDQDPRSAKYRKLTKELCDVIEDYSLVNFTTLDIQDKESVGNLVKLIDKTNGYIFAGIEASAVEFSKIAVGPLDWDYYRVAAVQEKYMKDDEDFD